A genomic segment from Azospirillum sp. TSH58 encodes:
- a CDS encoding O-methyltransferase: MLLNDAVDRVLRDLESYGRDNDAREGDRARKMLNLERETAELLHILVRSGRRRRVLEIGTSNGVSTLWLAAALQAVGATEPLTSIERDPGKSAQAATNLERAGLASRVTLLVGDATETVAGLDGPFDCVFFDADRWSAPEQLRLLLPKLEPDCLLLADNALSHPQEIAGYIAAVEALPGFGTTIFPVGKGLHVACRP; this comes from the coding sequence ATGCTGCTGAATGACGCCGTCGACCGCGTGCTCCGCGATCTTGAGAGCTATGGGCGCGACAACGACGCGCGCGAGGGCGACCGCGCCCGCAAGATGCTGAATCTGGAGCGCGAGACGGCGGAGCTTCTGCACATCCTGGTGCGCAGCGGGCGCCGCCGCCGGGTGCTGGAGATCGGCACCTCCAACGGCGTCAGCACCCTGTGGCTCGCCGCGGCGCTGCAGGCCGTCGGCGCCACGGAGCCCCTGACCAGCATCGAGCGCGACCCTGGCAAGAGCGCCCAGGCCGCCACCAACCTGGAGCGCGCCGGGCTGGCCAGCCGCGTCACCCTGCTGGTCGGCGACGCTACGGAGACGGTGGCGGGGCTGGACGGTCCCTTCGACTGCGTGTTCTTCGACGCCGACCGCTGGAGCGCCCCGGAGCAGCTTCGCCTCCTGCTGCCGAAGCTGGAGCCGGATTGCCTGCTGCTCGCCGACAACGCCCTGTCCCACCCGCAGGAAATCGCCGGCTACATCGCGGCGGTGGAGGCCCTGCCCGGCTTCGGCACGACCATCTTCCCGGTGGGCAAGGGGCTGCACGTCGCCTGCCGCCCCTGA
- a CDS encoding tellurite resistance TerB family protein — translation MANLQNILGTLLATGMGGHSRRSPQDLGSILNRSGMGSGPAMHARSGMGVGPMAGLGALAYLAYRAYQERQQNMPPSGQPSSGQAPAPSGQPGTSPWGAPPSGSGNTPGGILGGILGGAGASGGGSLGERLSQVFQQRTAPPPDDAPSAAGEGAFPELAMEDQHALLLIRAMIAAANADGEISAAERQRVMSALDEAGGGPEERRIVEQELAQPQSLDSLVRSVTDPDMAEQVYLASLMAVDRDHEAERAYLAYLATRLKIAPQRAEQLNQAA, via the coding sequence ATGGCGAATCTTCAGAACATCCTCGGCACCCTTCTGGCGACCGGCATGGGAGGGCACAGCCGCAGGAGCCCGCAGGATCTGGGGTCGATCCTGAACCGGTCAGGGATGGGCTCGGGACCGGCGATGCACGCCCGCAGCGGCATGGGCGTCGGCCCCATGGCCGGGCTGGGCGCGCTGGCCTACCTCGCTTACCGCGCCTATCAGGAGCGGCAGCAGAACATGCCACCGTCGGGGCAGCCTTCCTCCGGGCAGGCGCCGGCCCCCTCCGGGCAGCCGGGGACCAGCCCGTGGGGGGCGCCGCCGTCCGGTTCGGGCAACACGCCGGGGGGCATTCTGGGCGGCATCCTCGGCGGGGCCGGCGCTTCCGGCGGCGGGTCGCTGGGCGAGCGGCTGTCCCAGGTCTTCCAGCAGCGCACCGCTCCCCCGCCCGACGACGCCCCGTCGGCGGCCGGCGAGGGTGCCTTTCCCGAACTCGCCATGGAGGACCAGCACGCCCTGCTGCTGATCCGCGCCATGATCGCCGCCGCCAACGCCGACGGCGAGATTTCGGCGGCCGAGCGCCAGCGCGTCATGTCCGCTTTGGACGAGGCCGGCGGCGGGCCGGAGGAGCGGCGGATCGTGGAGCAGGAGTTGGCTCAGCCGCAATCGCTCGACTCGCTGGTCCGCTCTGTCACCGATCCGGACATGGCGGAGCAGGTCTATCTGGCCTCGCTGATGGCGGTGGACCGCGACCATGAGGCGGAACGGGCCTATCTCGCCTACCTCGCCACCCGCCTGAAGATCGCCCCGCAACGGGCCGAGCAGCTCAACCAGGCGGCGTGA
- a CDS encoding alpha/beta fold hydrolase: MDPVATSVILVHGAFADGSAWSRVIPLLQAQGLEAIAVQNPLTSLDEDVAHVQRAIDRARGPVVLVGHSWGGAVITQIGNQDKVRALVYVAAFAPGIGQSPNDTLKPFPPSPGLSSVSMDRAGYLHLSAESLSANFAQDVPAAEAALLAATQGPVHAGCFRTRVTAAAWEHKPSWYIVASEDRMLPPAFLRATAERIGARTVEVGASHIPHASRPDAVAAVIIEAAGAR; the protein is encoded by the coding sequence ATGGACCCGGTCGCCACTTCCGTCATCCTCGTCCACGGCGCCTTCGCGGACGGCTCCGCCTGGAGCCGCGTGATCCCCCTGCTCCAGGCCCAGGGGCTGGAGGCGATCGCCGTGCAGAATCCGCTGACCTCGCTGGACGAGGACGTCGCCCACGTCCAGCGCGCCATCGACCGCGCCAGGGGACCGGTGGTGCTGGTCGGCCATTCCTGGGGCGGGGCGGTGATCACCCAGATCGGGAACCAGGACAAGGTGAGGGCGCTGGTCTATGTGGCGGCCTTCGCGCCGGGGATCGGCCAATCGCCGAACGACACGCTGAAGCCCTTCCCGCCCTCGCCCGGCCTGTCCAGCGTGTCGATGGACCGCGCGGGCTATCTGCATTTGTCGGCGGAGAGCCTGTCGGCGAACTTCGCCCAGGATGTGCCGGCGGCGGAGGCGGCGCTGCTGGCCGCGACGCAGGGGCCGGTCCACGCCGGCTGCTTCCGCACGCGGGTGACCGCCGCGGCGTGGGAGCACAAGCCGTCCTGGTACATCGTCGCCAGCGAGGACCGGATGCTTCCCCCGGCCTTCCTGCGGGCGACCGCCGAGCGCATCGGCGCGCGGACGGTGGAGGTCGGGGCCAGCCACATCCCGCACGCCTCCCGGCCCGACGCGGTGGCAGCGGTCATCATCGAGGCGGCGGGCGCCCGCTGA